One part of the Megachile rotundata isolate GNS110a chromosome 16, iyMegRotu1, whole genome shotgun sequence genome encodes these proteins:
- the Plod gene encoding procollagen lysyl hydroxylase isoform X3, with protein sequence MNPKSLGCCLLWSLFLTYHVVSETPPSTDTKDVLVFTVATNETDGYKRYVRSVDVYGFRDNLRVLGTGSPWLGGKVRTSAGGGYKVNLLKQALEKYKNDEERIVMFTDSYDVIFLSGLTEIIEKFKNTNARILFSAEGSCWPDKSLASKYPPATGGKRFLNSGGFIGYASDIYAILTYAPIKNENDDQLHYTIAYLDEKLREQHKIKLDHKSEIFQNLYGAVADVELKFEGGKASLLNTVYNTEPLILHGNGYSKLSLNSLGNYLANAWSPEEGCVMCWEGTTELDKTLPETYPVILIAIFIERPTPFLEEFLLTIYEQAYPKSKLDLFIHNTVEYHQDVVNDFIKKFGKEYRSNKQVLPKDSISEADARNLAMDYCLLKKCSGYFSVDSIAHLDNEYTLKLLVEQQRGIVAPLLVRPYKMWSNFWGAIMDDGFYARSFDYMEIVKNERRGLWNVPFISTCYLINATLISNKETRPSYVEGDLDTDMAFAYANRERSIFMYVSNRVDFGHLVNPDSYDIALTHPDLYQILDNKLDWEKKYIHVNYSENFNPERTPIQPCPDVYWFPIVNEKFTKSLIDIMEAFGKWSDGSNNDPRLTGGYENVPTRDIHMNQVNFEPQWLYFLKEYVRPLQEHVFIGYYHDPPRSLMNFVVRYRPDEQPSLKPHHDSSTYTVNIALNKRGVDYEGGGCRFIRYNCSVTDTKPGWMLMHPGRLTHFHEGLRVTNGTRYIMISFVDP encoded by the exons ATGAATCCTAAAAGTCTTGGATGTTGTCTTCTTTGGAGCCTATTTCTAACATACCACGTGGTTAGTGAAACTCCACCTTCAACAGACACAAAGG aTGTTCTCGTTTTTACTGTTGCCACGAACGAGACCGATGGTTACAAGAGGTATGTCAGGTCCGTTGACGTCTACGGATTTCGCGATAACTTAAGGGTCCTTGGTACGGGAAGCCCTTGGCTGGGCGGTAAAGTACGGACTAGTGCGGGTGGAGGATATAAAGTTAATCTACTGAAACAAgctttagaaaaatataaaaacgatGAAGAAAGAATTGTGATGTTTACGGACAG ttatgACGTGATATTTTTATCTGGCTTAACCGAAATCatcgaaaaatttaagaacacgAATGccagaattttattttctgcCGAAGGATCATGTTGGCCGGACAAATCATTGGCCTCTAAGTATCCTCCTGCAACTGGAGGGAAGCGTTTTCTAAATTCTGGTGGCTTCATAGGCTACGCTTCGGATATTTACGCGATTTTAACATATGCTcccataaaaaatgaaaacgacGATCAATTACATTACACGATAGCGTATCTCGACGAAAAACTGAGAGAGCAGCACAAAATCAAGTTGGACCACAaatctgaaatatttcaaaatctctaTGGCGCTGTAG CCGACGTGGAGTTGAAATTTGAGGGAGGGAAAGCCTCTCTATTAAATACAGTTTACAATACAGAACCGCTGATCCTTCACGGGAATGGTTACAGCAAATTATCTTTGAATTCTTTGGGAAATTATTTGGCCAATGCTTGGAGTCCCGAAGAAGGATGCGTCATGTGTTGGGAAGGCACGACAGAATTAGATAAAACGCTGCCGGAAACATATCCAGTTATATTAATCGCTATATTTATCGAACGACCTACTCCCTTTTTGGAAGAATTTTTGTTGACGATATACGAACAAGCGTATCCAAAATCTAAATTAGATCTATTTATTCACAACACCGTGGAATACCATCAAGACGTAGTTAAtgattttataaagaaatttggaaaagagTATAGAAGTAACAAACAAGTTCTTCCAAAAGATTCCATAAGCGAAGCTGATGCAAGAAACTTGGCCAT GGACTACTGTTTGCTGAAGAAATGCTCTGGTTACTTCTCAGTGGATTCCATTGCTCACTTGGACAACGAATATACCTTAAAATTACTGGTAGAACAGCAACGTGGAATTGTCGCTCCCTTGCTAGTTAGACCTTataaaatgtggagtaatttCTGGGGTGCTATAATGGACGACGGATTCTACGCTCGAAGCTTCGATTATATGGAAATTGTAAAGAATGAACGCAG AGGATTATGGAACGTACCATTTATCAGCACTTGCTACCTAATTAATGCAACGTTAATAAGCAACAAAGAGACCCGTCCGTCCTACGTTGAGGGTGATTTGGACACGGACATGGCTTTTGCTTATGCTAATAGAGAACGATCTATCTTCATGTACGTTAGTAATAGAGTTGATTTTGGACATCTCGTTAATCCAGATAGTTACGATATTGCACTCACGCATCCCGATTTGTATCAAATTTTGGATAACAAATTAGACtgggaaaaaaaatacatacacgtAAATTACTCTGAAAACTTCAACCCTGAACGAACTCCCATACAG CCTTGCCCAGACGTTTACTGGTTTCCTATAGTAAACGAGAAATTTACCAAATCATTGATCGATATTATGGAAGCATTTGGAAAGTGGTCGGATGGATCCAATAAt GATCCAAGATTAACGGGTGGTTACGAAAATGTACCAACTCGTGATATTCATATGAATCAAGTAAACTTTGAGCCACAGTGGCTGTATTTCTTAAAGGAGTACGTTAGGCCCCTTCAAGAGCACGTTTTCATCGGATATTACCATGAC CCACCACGTTCGCTCATGAACTTCGTCGTAAGATATCGCCCAGATGAACAACCATCATTGAAGCCACATCATGATAGTTCAACTTATACGGTTAACATCGCGCTGAATAAGCGGGGAGTGGATTACGAAGGAGGAGGTTGCCGATTTATCCGATATAATTGTTCTGTCACGGACACAAAACCTGGTTGGATGTTGATGCATCCTGGAAGATTAACTCATTTTCACGAAGGACTTCGAGTAACTAATGGTACTCGATACATTATGATTTCATTCGTCGATCCTTAA
- the Plod gene encoding procollagen lysyl hydroxylase isoform X2 → MVNRNIILFGVLLLNSLSCDVAIEKVCLNLMQDRNKNLSCESDLSNIFKQIIFERSKASITSCDYIIKDVLVFTVATNETDGYKRYVRSVDVYGFRDNLRVLGTGSPWLGGKVRTSAGGGYKVNLLKQALEKYKNDEERIVMFTDSYDVIFLSGLTEIIEKFKNTNARILFSAEGSCWPDKSLASKYPPATGGKRFLNSGGFIGYASDIYAILTYAPIKNENDDQLHYTIAYLDEKLREQHKIKLDHKSEIFQNLYGAVADVELKFEGGKASLLNTVYNTEPLILHGNGYSKLSLNSLGNYLANAWSPEEGCVMCWEGTTELDKTLPETYPVILIAIFIERPTPFLEEFLLTIYEQAYPKSKLDLFIHNTVEYHQDVVNDFIKKFGKEYRSNKQVLPKDSISEADARNLAMDYCLLKKCSGYFSVDSIAHLDNEYTLKLLVEQQRGIVAPLLVRPYKMWSNFWGAIMDDGFYARSFDYMEIVKNERRGLWNVPFISTCYLINATLISNKETRPSYVEGDLDTDMAFAYANRERSIFMYVSNRVDFGHLVNPDSYDIALTHPDLYQILDNKLDWEKKYIHVNYSENFNPERTPIQPCPDVYWFPIVNEKFTKSLIDIMEAFGKWSDGSNNDPRIDGGYEAVPTRDIHMKQVGLHETWLNFLYEYVSPLQEHVFIGYYTSPPRSLMNFVVRYRPDEQPSLKPHHDSSTYTVNIALNKRGVDYEGGGCRFIRYNCSVTDTKPGWMLMHPGRLTHFHEGLRVTNGTRYIMISFVDP, encoded by the exons ATGGTAAATAGAAACATTATATTGTTTGGAGTTCTCTTATTGAATTCTTTAAGTTGTGACGTCGCAATTGAAAaagtttgtttaaatttaatgcAAGACCGCAACAAAAACTTATCCTGTGAAAGTgatttatcaaatatatttaaacaaattatttttgaacgCTCAAAGGCAAGCATAACATCTTGCGATTACATTATAAAGG aTGTTCTCGTTTTTACTGTTGCCACGAACGAGACCGATGGTTACAAGAGGTATGTCAGGTCCGTTGACGTCTACGGATTTCGCGATAACTTAAGGGTCCTTGGTACGGGAAGCCCTTGGCTGGGCGGTAAAGTACGGACTAGTGCGGGTGGAGGATATAAAGTTAATCTACTGAAACAAgctttagaaaaatataaaaacgatGAAGAAAGAATTGTGATGTTTACGGACAG ttatgACGTGATATTTTTATCTGGCTTAACCGAAATCatcgaaaaatttaagaacacgAATGccagaattttattttctgcCGAAGGATCATGTTGGCCGGACAAATCATTGGCCTCTAAGTATCCTCCTGCAACTGGAGGGAAGCGTTTTCTAAATTCTGGTGGCTTCATAGGCTACGCTTCGGATATTTACGCGATTTTAACATATGCTcccataaaaaatgaaaacgacGATCAATTACATTACACGATAGCGTATCTCGACGAAAAACTGAGAGAGCAGCACAAAATCAAGTTGGACCACAaatctgaaatatttcaaaatctctaTGGCGCTGTAG CCGACGTGGAGTTGAAATTTGAGGGAGGGAAAGCCTCTCTATTAAATACAGTTTACAATACAGAACCGCTGATCCTTCACGGGAATGGTTACAGCAAATTATCTTTGAATTCTTTGGGAAATTATTTGGCCAATGCTTGGAGTCCCGAAGAAGGATGCGTCATGTGTTGGGAAGGCACGACAGAATTAGATAAAACGCTGCCGGAAACATATCCAGTTATATTAATCGCTATATTTATCGAACGACCTACTCCCTTTTTGGAAGAATTTTTGTTGACGATATACGAACAAGCGTATCCAAAATCTAAATTAGATCTATTTATTCACAACACCGTGGAATACCATCAAGACGTAGTTAAtgattttataaagaaatttggaaaagagTATAGAAGTAACAAACAAGTTCTTCCAAAAGATTCCATAAGCGAAGCTGATGCAAGAAACTTGGCCAT GGACTACTGTTTGCTGAAGAAATGCTCTGGTTACTTCTCAGTGGATTCCATTGCTCACTTGGACAACGAATATACCTTAAAATTACTGGTAGAACAGCAACGTGGAATTGTCGCTCCCTTGCTAGTTAGACCTTataaaatgtggagtaatttCTGGGGTGCTATAATGGACGACGGATTCTACGCTCGAAGCTTCGATTATATGGAAATTGTAAAGAATGAACGCAG AGGATTATGGAACGTACCATTTATCAGCACTTGCTACCTAATTAATGCAACGTTAATAAGCAACAAAGAGACCCGTCCGTCCTACGTTGAGGGTGATTTGGACACGGACATGGCTTTTGCTTATGCTAATAGAGAACGATCTATCTTCATGTACGTTAGTAATAGAGTTGATTTTGGACATCTCGTTAATCCAGATAGTTACGATATTGCACTCACGCATCCCGATTTGTATCAAATTTTGGATAACAAATTAGACtgggaaaaaaaatacatacacgtAAATTACTCTGAAAACTTCAACCCTGAACGAACTCCCATACAG CCTTGCCCAGACGTTTACTGGTTTCCTATAGTAAACGAGAAATTTACCAAATCATTGATCGATATTATGGAAGCATTTGGAAAGTGGTCGGATGGATCCAATAAt GATCCACGTATCGATGGCGGATACGAAGCCGTGCCGACGCGAGATATTCACATGAAACAAGTTGGCCTTCATGAAACTTGGTTAAATTTTCTTTACGAATATGTCAGCCCTTTGCAAGAGCATGTTTTTATAGGCTACTATACAAGC CCACCACGTTCGCTCATGAACTTCGTCGTAAGATATCGCCCAGATGAACAACCATCATTGAAGCCACATCATGATAGTTCAACTTATACGGTTAACATCGCGCTGAATAAGCGGGGAGTGGATTACGAAGGAGGAGGTTGCCGATTTATCCGATATAATTGTTCTGTCACGGACACAAAACCTGGTTGGATGTTGATGCATCCTGGAAGATTAACTCATTTTCACGAAGGACTTCGAGTAACTAATGGTACTCGATACATTATGATTTCATTCGTCGATCCTTAA
- the LOC100883724 gene encoding immunoglobulin domain-containing protein oig-4 isoform X1 — MSHSMVKILLLIVLLLNSQEILGRRARGRGKTKSRVQIGLPITGKYRDPESDQYYNNHNGAKILLASHFDLEYVLGHKIAFLCVARGNPRPHITWFKDGAEIYTHHYLHVHEWQVGPDKVKSKLEIDPATQMDAGVYECTADNMYSIDRRSFKTDFSIAFD; from the exons ATGTCACATTCTATGGTGAAGATACTTTTATTAATCGTATTGCTGCTCAATAGCCAGGAGATTCTTGGACGAAGAGCACGAGGCAGGGGAAAAACTAAATCACGAGTTCAAATAGGATTACCTATTACTGGAAAGTATCGTGATCCAGAAAGTGATCAATACTATAATAATCATAAT GGAGCTAAAATACTATTGGCGTCGCACTTTGATTTGGAATACGTCTTAGGACACAAAATCGCTTTCCTTTGCGTTGCACGTGGAAACCCACGTCCACACATAACATGGTTTAAGGATGGTGCAGAAATTTACACTCATCATTACTTACAC GTACACGAATGGCAAGTTGGACCTGACAAAGTGAAATCAAAACTAGAAATTGATCCTGCGACTCAAATGGATGCTGGCGTTTATGAATGTACAGCcgataatatgtatagtatcgATCGTAGATCTTTCAAGACTGACTTCTCTATTGCGTTTGATTAA
- the LOC100883724 gene encoding immunoglobulin domain-containing protein oig-4 isoform X2, whose translation MTRCQLLCLFLFTTLLMSTDAAKGGGGRGGGRRSGGRVYKSRMPILIPHRNPASANYYENKDGARIVKSSHFELDYMLGRKITFFCMATGFPRPEITWLKDGIELYHHKFFQIVMSHSMVKILLLIVLLLNSQEILGRRARGRGKTKSRVQIGLPITGKYRDPESDQYYNNHNGAKILLASHFDLEYVLGHKIAFLCVARGNPRPHITWFKDGAEIYTHHYLHVHEWQVGPDKVKSKLEIDPATQMDAGVYECTADNMYSIDRRSFKTDFSIAFD comes from the exons ATGACGAGATGTCAACTATTGTGTCTGTTTTTGTTTACCACTTTGCTGATGAGCACAGACGCGGCAAAAGGTGGAGGAGGTAGAGGAGGTGGTCGGCGCAGTGGAGGAAGAGTATACAAATCACGAATGCCTATTCTAATTCCTCATAGGAATCCTGCTAGTGCCAATTACTACGAAAACAAAGAT GGTGCAAGAATAGTGAAATCTTCTCACTTTGAATTAGATTACATGCTCGGTAGGAAGATCACCTTCTTCTGCATGGCTACTGGATTCCCAAGACCTGAGATCACCTGGTTAAAAGACGGAATCGAATTGTACCATCATAAGTTCTTCCAG ATCGTCATGTCACATTCTATGGTGAAGATACTTTTATTAATCGTATTGCTGCTCAATAGCCAGGAGATTCTTGGACGAAGAGCACGAGGCAGGGGAAAAACTAAATCACGAGTTCAAATAGGATTACCTATTACTGGAAAGTATCGTGATCCAGAAAGTGATCAATACTATAATAATCATAAT GGAGCTAAAATACTATTGGCGTCGCACTTTGATTTGGAATACGTCTTAGGACACAAAATCGCTTTCCTTTGCGTTGCACGTGGAAACCCACGTCCACACATAACATGGTTTAAGGATGGTGCAGAAATTTACACTCATCATTACTTACAC GTACACGAATGGCAAGTTGGACCTGACAAAGTGAAATCAAAACTAGAAATTGATCCTGCGACTCAAATGGATGCTGGCGTTTATGAATGTACAGCcgataatatgtatagtatcgATCGTAGATCTTTCAAGACTGACTTCTCTATTGCGTTTGATTAA
- the Plod gene encoding procollagen lysyl hydroxylase isoform X4: MFTDSYDVIFLSGLTEIIEKFKNTNARILFSAEGSCWPDKSLASKYPPATGGKRFLNSGGFIGYASDIYAILTYAPIKNENDDQLHYTIAYLDEKLREQHKIKLDHKSEIFQNLYGAVADVELKFEGGKASLLNTVYNTEPLILHGNGYSKLSLNSLGNYLANAWSPEEGCVMCWEGTTELDKTLPETYPVILIAIFIERPTPFLEEFLLTIYEQAYPKSKLDLFIHNTVEYHQDVVNDFIKKFGKEYRSNKQVLPKDSISEADARNLAMDYCLLKKCSGYFSVDSIAHLDNEYTLKLLVEQQRGIVAPLLVRPYKMWSNFWGAIMDDGFYARSFDYMEIVKNERRGLWNVPFISTCYLINATLISNKETRPSYVEGDLDTDMAFAYANRERSIFMYVSNRVDFGHLVNPDSYDIALTHPDLYQILDNKLDWEKKYIHVNYSENFNPERTPIQPCPDVYWFPIVNEKFTKSLIDIMEAFGKWSDGSNNDPRLTGGYENVPTRDIHMNQVNFEPQWLYFLKEYVRPLQEHVFIGYYHDPPRSLMNFVVRYRPDEQPSLKPHHDSSTYTVNIALNKRGVDYEGGGCRFIRYNCSVTDTKPGWMLMHPGRLTHFHEGLRVTNGTRYIMISFVDP, translated from the exons ATGTTTACGGACAG ttatgACGTGATATTTTTATCTGGCTTAACCGAAATCatcgaaaaatttaagaacacgAATGccagaattttattttctgcCGAAGGATCATGTTGGCCGGACAAATCATTGGCCTCTAAGTATCCTCCTGCAACTGGAGGGAAGCGTTTTCTAAATTCTGGTGGCTTCATAGGCTACGCTTCGGATATTTACGCGATTTTAACATATGCTcccataaaaaatgaaaacgacGATCAATTACATTACACGATAGCGTATCTCGACGAAAAACTGAGAGAGCAGCACAAAATCAAGTTGGACCACAaatctgaaatatttcaaaatctctaTGGCGCTGTAG CCGACGTGGAGTTGAAATTTGAGGGAGGGAAAGCCTCTCTATTAAATACAGTTTACAATACAGAACCGCTGATCCTTCACGGGAATGGTTACAGCAAATTATCTTTGAATTCTTTGGGAAATTATTTGGCCAATGCTTGGAGTCCCGAAGAAGGATGCGTCATGTGTTGGGAAGGCACGACAGAATTAGATAAAACGCTGCCGGAAACATATCCAGTTATATTAATCGCTATATTTATCGAACGACCTACTCCCTTTTTGGAAGAATTTTTGTTGACGATATACGAACAAGCGTATCCAAAATCTAAATTAGATCTATTTATTCACAACACCGTGGAATACCATCAAGACGTAGTTAAtgattttataaagaaatttggaaaagagTATAGAAGTAACAAACAAGTTCTTCCAAAAGATTCCATAAGCGAAGCTGATGCAAGAAACTTGGCCAT GGACTACTGTTTGCTGAAGAAATGCTCTGGTTACTTCTCAGTGGATTCCATTGCTCACTTGGACAACGAATATACCTTAAAATTACTGGTAGAACAGCAACGTGGAATTGTCGCTCCCTTGCTAGTTAGACCTTataaaatgtggagtaatttCTGGGGTGCTATAATGGACGACGGATTCTACGCTCGAAGCTTCGATTATATGGAAATTGTAAAGAATGAACGCAG AGGATTATGGAACGTACCATTTATCAGCACTTGCTACCTAATTAATGCAACGTTAATAAGCAACAAAGAGACCCGTCCGTCCTACGTTGAGGGTGATTTGGACACGGACATGGCTTTTGCTTATGCTAATAGAGAACGATCTATCTTCATGTACGTTAGTAATAGAGTTGATTTTGGACATCTCGTTAATCCAGATAGTTACGATATTGCACTCACGCATCCCGATTTGTATCAAATTTTGGATAACAAATTAGACtgggaaaaaaaatacatacacgtAAATTACTCTGAAAACTTCAACCCTGAACGAACTCCCATACAG CCTTGCCCAGACGTTTACTGGTTTCCTATAGTAAACGAGAAATTTACCAAATCATTGATCGATATTATGGAAGCATTTGGAAAGTGGTCGGATGGATCCAATAAt GATCCAAGATTAACGGGTGGTTACGAAAATGTACCAACTCGTGATATTCATATGAATCAAGTAAACTTTGAGCCACAGTGGCTGTATTTCTTAAAGGAGTACGTTAGGCCCCTTCAAGAGCACGTTTTCATCGGATATTACCATGAC CCACCACGTTCGCTCATGAACTTCGTCGTAAGATATCGCCCAGATGAACAACCATCATTGAAGCCACATCATGATAGTTCAACTTATACGGTTAACATCGCGCTGAATAAGCGGGGAGTGGATTACGAAGGAGGAGGTTGCCGATTTATCCGATATAATTGTTCTGTCACGGACACAAAACCTGGTTGGATGTTGATGCATCCTGGAAGATTAACTCATTTTCACGAAGGACTTCGAGTAACTAATGGTACTCGATACATTATGATTTCATTCGTCGATCCTTAA
- the Plod gene encoding procollagen lysyl hydroxylase isoform X1 has translation MVNRNIILFGVLLLNSLSCDVAIEKVCLNLMQDRNKNLSCESDLSNIFKQIIFERSKASITSCDYIIKDVLVFTVATNETDGYKRYVRSVDVYGFRDNLRVLGTGSPWLGGKVRTSAGGGYKVNLLKQALEKYKNDEERIVMFTDSYDVIFLSGLTEIIEKFKNTNARILFSAEGSCWPDKSLASKYPPATGGKRFLNSGGFIGYASDIYAILTYAPIKNENDDQLHYTIAYLDEKLREQHKIKLDHKSEIFQNLYGAVADVELKFEGGKASLLNTVYNTEPLILHGNGYSKLSLNSLGNYLANAWSPEEGCVMCWEGTTELDKTLPETYPVILIAIFIERPTPFLEEFLLTIYEQAYPKSKLDLFIHNTVEYHQDVVNDFIKKFGKEYRSNKQVLPKDSISEADARNLAMDYCLLKKCSGYFSVDSIAHLDNEYTLKLLVEQQRGIVAPLLVRPYKMWSNFWGAIMDDGFYARSFDYMEIVKNERRGLWNVPFISTCYLINATLISNKETRPSYVEGDLDTDMAFAYANRERSIFMYVSNRVDFGHLVNPDSYDIALTHPDLYQILDNKLDWEKKYIHVNYSENFNPERTPIQPCPDVYWFPIVNEKFTKSLIDIMEAFGKWSDGSNNDPRLTGGYENVPTRDIHMNQVNFEPQWLYFLKEYVRPLQEHVFIGYYHDPPRSLMNFVVRYRPDEQPSLKPHHDSSTYTVNIALNKRGVDYEGGGCRFIRYNCSVTDTKPGWMLMHPGRLTHFHEGLRVTNGTRYIMISFVDP, from the exons ATGGTAAATAGAAACATTATATTGTTTGGAGTTCTCTTATTGAATTCTTTAAGTTGTGACGTCGCAATTGAAAaagtttgtttaaatttaatgcAAGACCGCAACAAAAACTTATCCTGTGAAAGTgatttatcaaatatatttaaacaaattatttttgaacgCTCAAAGGCAAGCATAACATCTTGCGATTACATTATAAAGG aTGTTCTCGTTTTTACTGTTGCCACGAACGAGACCGATGGTTACAAGAGGTATGTCAGGTCCGTTGACGTCTACGGATTTCGCGATAACTTAAGGGTCCTTGGTACGGGAAGCCCTTGGCTGGGCGGTAAAGTACGGACTAGTGCGGGTGGAGGATATAAAGTTAATCTACTGAAACAAgctttagaaaaatataaaaacgatGAAGAAAGAATTGTGATGTTTACGGACAG ttatgACGTGATATTTTTATCTGGCTTAACCGAAATCatcgaaaaatttaagaacacgAATGccagaattttattttctgcCGAAGGATCATGTTGGCCGGACAAATCATTGGCCTCTAAGTATCCTCCTGCAACTGGAGGGAAGCGTTTTCTAAATTCTGGTGGCTTCATAGGCTACGCTTCGGATATTTACGCGATTTTAACATATGCTcccataaaaaatgaaaacgacGATCAATTACATTACACGATAGCGTATCTCGACGAAAAACTGAGAGAGCAGCACAAAATCAAGTTGGACCACAaatctgaaatatttcaaaatctctaTGGCGCTGTAG CCGACGTGGAGTTGAAATTTGAGGGAGGGAAAGCCTCTCTATTAAATACAGTTTACAATACAGAACCGCTGATCCTTCACGGGAATGGTTACAGCAAATTATCTTTGAATTCTTTGGGAAATTATTTGGCCAATGCTTGGAGTCCCGAAGAAGGATGCGTCATGTGTTGGGAAGGCACGACAGAATTAGATAAAACGCTGCCGGAAACATATCCAGTTATATTAATCGCTATATTTATCGAACGACCTACTCCCTTTTTGGAAGAATTTTTGTTGACGATATACGAACAAGCGTATCCAAAATCTAAATTAGATCTATTTATTCACAACACCGTGGAATACCATCAAGACGTAGTTAAtgattttataaagaaatttggaaaagagTATAGAAGTAACAAACAAGTTCTTCCAAAAGATTCCATAAGCGAAGCTGATGCAAGAAACTTGGCCAT GGACTACTGTTTGCTGAAGAAATGCTCTGGTTACTTCTCAGTGGATTCCATTGCTCACTTGGACAACGAATATACCTTAAAATTACTGGTAGAACAGCAACGTGGAATTGTCGCTCCCTTGCTAGTTAGACCTTataaaatgtggagtaatttCTGGGGTGCTATAATGGACGACGGATTCTACGCTCGAAGCTTCGATTATATGGAAATTGTAAAGAATGAACGCAG AGGATTATGGAACGTACCATTTATCAGCACTTGCTACCTAATTAATGCAACGTTAATAAGCAACAAAGAGACCCGTCCGTCCTACGTTGAGGGTGATTTGGACACGGACATGGCTTTTGCTTATGCTAATAGAGAACGATCTATCTTCATGTACGTTAGTAATAGAGTTGATTTTGGACATCTCGTTAATCCAGATAGTTACGATATTGCACTCACGCATCCCGATTTGTATCAAATTTTGGATAACAAATTAGACtgggaaaaaaaatacatacacgtAAATTACTCTGAAAACTTCAACCCTGAACGAACTCCCATACAG CCTTGCCCAGACGTTTACTGGTTTCCTATAGTAAACGAGAAATTTACCAAATCATTGATCGATATTATGGAAGCATTTGGAAAGTGGTCGGATGGATCCAATAAt GATCCAAGATTAACGGGTGGTTACGAAAATGTACCAACTCGTGATATTCATATGAATCAAGTAAACTTTGAGCCACAGTGGCTGTATTTCTTAAAGGAGTACGTTAGGCCCCTTCAAGAGCACGTTTTCATCGGATATTACCATGAC CCACCACGTTCGCTCATGAACTTCGTCGTAAGATATCGCCCAGATGAACAACCATCATTGAAGCCACATCATGATAGTTCAACTTATACGGTTAACATCGCGCTGAATAAGCGGGGAGTGGATTACGAAGGAGGAGGTTGCCGATTTATCCGATATAATTGTTCTGTCACGGACACAAAACCTGGTTGGATGTTGATGCATCCTGGAAGATTAACTCATTTTCACGAAGGACTTCGAGTAACTAATGGTACTCGATACATTATGATTTCATTCGTCGATCCTTAA